A genome region from Verrucomicrobiota bacterium includes the following:
- a CDS encoding cellulase family glycosylhydrolase: protein MNTKHLTRRQFLRSTAVALAGCATAMSAADLSSASGQKKVLPTPTASRLPRWRGFNLLEKFIAQPGGNPPYRESDFEWIAELGFDFVRLPMSYLCWSDPTDWLKLRDEELKHVDQTVEFGRKHGVHVNLNFHRAPGYCVNPPKEPLSLWNDEKALEACAFHWAHFAKRFKGIPNSQVTFDLLNEPGEVPQATYTRVVKRLVEAIRAEDPERLIIADGLSWGTKPVATLAEFRIAQSTRGYGPTRISHWKAGWMSGSDQWPEPTWPLTIKSGNVWDKERLHREYIEPWKALEGRGVGVHVGEWGAFQHTPHKVVLAWMRDWLELWQEAGWGWALWNFRGSFGILDSNRADVAYEHWRGHKLDRQMLELIQAH, encoded by the coding sequence ATGAACACCAAGCACTTGACCCGGCGACAGTTTCTCCGCTCGACCGCGGTGGCTCTGGCTGGTTGCGCTACGGCGATGTCGGCGGCAGATCTTTCAAGCGCGTCCGGGCAAAAGAAAGTGCTTCCGACACCCACGGCATCGCGTTTGCCGCGCTGGCGCGGCTTCAACCTCTTGGAAAAATTCATCGCCCAGCCGGGAGGCAATCCACCCTATCGCGAATCTGATTTCGAGTGGATTGCGGAACTGGGTTTCGATTTTGTCCGCCTCCCGATGTCCTACCTATGCTGGAGTGATCCCACTGACTGGTTGAAGCTGCGTGACGAAGAACTCAAGCACGTTGATCAGACCGTCGAGTTCGGACGCAAACACGGTGTGCACGTGAACCTGAACTTTCACCGCGCGCCGGGCTACTGCGTCAATCCGCCCAAGGAGCCGCTCAGTTTGTGGAATGATGAGAAGGCGCTGGAGGCTTGCGCCTTTCATTGGGCGCACTTTGCGAAACGCTTCAAAGGCATTCCCAATTCCCAGGTGACTTTCGATCTCCTCAACGAGCCGGGAGAAGTTCCTCAAGCAACTTACACCCGCGTCGTCAAGCGGCTCGTCGAAGCAATCCGCGCCGAAGATCCGGAGCGCCTGATCATCGCGGACGGCTTGAGTTGGGGCACGAAGCCCGTCGCCACTCTTGCCGAATTTCGCATCGCCCAAAGCACGCGTGGCTATGGGCCAACGCGCATCAGTCATTGGAAAGCGGGTTGGATGTCCGGCTCGGATCAATGGCCCGAACCAACGTGGCCGCTCACAATCAAATCAGGCAACGTGTGGGACAAGGAGCGTCTCCATCGGGAATACATCGAGCCGTGGAAAGCGCTTGAGGGCCGGGGCGTCGGCGTTCACGTCGGCGAGTGGGGCGCGTTCCAGCACACACCGCACAAGGTCGTGCTCGCCTGGATGCGCGACTGGCTTGAGTTGTGGCAGGAAGCCGGCTGGGGTTGGGCGCTATGGAATTTTCGCGGGTCGTTTGGCATTCTTGACAGCAATCGCGCAGACGTCGCCTACGAACATTGGCGCGGTCACAAGCTTGATCGCCAGATGCTGGAACTCATCCAGGCGCACTGA
- a CDS encoding heparinase II/III family protein, whose translation MTRSTINVSDGTMRMRTRMHRLVFTVLAIMGIAGQPSSGAEPQSSPIPVPEPNAILARLQPEHPRLLATTKDFTRLKQQIATNAQAKAWHDALQRDAEKILADPPSRYEIPDGLRLLATSRRVLQRIQTLGLLYRLDGDRRYIERAWKELDAAASFPDWNPRHFLDTAEMTHAFAIGYDWLFDAWSPDERATLRTAMVEKGIKLALKIHRNKSGWTRARHNWNQVCNGGIGMGALALADVEPELAGEFLHSASESLQIPMAEFAPDGAWSEGPGYWNYATSYNVTFLAAMETALGTDFGLSAMPGFADAGMFPIHLTGPLGRTFNYADGGDGTIRAPQMFWLARRFSRPEYAAYQRAVAAPHPLDLLWFTAASSAQPATMMPLNKYFRGAEVVTFRSAWDNRNAVFVGFKAGDNKVNHSHLDLGTFVLDALGVRWALDLGADNYNLPGYFGVQRRTYYRLRAEGHNTIVINPGGELDQAASAVGRMIKFESKPDRAVAVADLTAAYARSASRAQRGVALLKQKQVLVQDEVEAAKPAVIFWFMHTAAQITLSPDGTLATLTQGKARLLARLLSPGSARFEIMKAEPLPDSPHPERQATNEGVRKLAVHFVNVETVRVAVLLTPLREGETDADAQAEVWPLAKW comes from the coding sequence ATGACGCGATCAACCATCAACGTCAGCGATGGGACAATGCGGATGCGAACCAGAATGCACCGACTCGTGTTTACGGTTTTGGCGATCATGGGGATTGCGGGCCAACCATCTTCAGGTGCAGAACCTCAATCCAGCCCCATCCCGGTCCCCGAGCCGAATGCGATTCTCGCCAGGCTGCAACCGGAACATCCTCGCTTGCTGGCCACGACGAAGGATTTCACGCGCTTAAAACAACAAATTGCAACGAACGCCCAGGCCAAAGCGTGGCACGATGCGCTTCAGCGCGATGCGGAGAAGATCCTTGCGGACCCGCCGTCGCGCTACGAAATCCCGGACGGTCTCCGTTTGCTGGCAACGAGCCGTCGTGTGCTTCAACGAATTCAGACCCTCGGCTTGCTTTATCGGTTGGACGGAGATCGACGTTACATCGAGCGCGCTTGGAAGGAACTGGACGCCGCCGCCAGTTTTCCAGATTGGAATCCGCGCCACTTTCTCGACACGGCCGAGATGACCCACGCCTTTGCCATCGGTTACGACTGGCTCTTCGACGCGTGGTCGCCTGACGAGCGCGCCACGCTCCGCACGGCAATGGTTGAAAAAGGAATCAAGCTGGCACTGAAAATCCATCGCAATAAAAGCGGCTGGACGCGCGCGCGGCACAACTGGAACCAGGTTTGTAATGGTGGCATCGGCATGGGCGCGCTGGCACTGGCCGACGTGGAACCGGAATTGGCGGGTGAGTTTTTACATTCTGCATCGGAGTCGCTGCAAATTCCCATGGCCGAATTTGCACCCGATGGCGCGTGGAGCGAAGGGCCGGGTTACTGGAATTATGCCACCAGTTACAACGTGACGTTCCTCGCGGCGATGGAGACAGCGCTCGGCACGGATTTCGGACTGTCGGCAATGCCCGGCTTCGCTGACGCCGGTATGTTTCCGATCCACCTGACGGGCCCGCTGGGGCGCACCTTCAATTACGCCGACGGTGGCGATGGCACCATTCGCGCGCCGCAAATGTTCTGGCTGGCTCGAAGGTTCAGCCGACCGGAATACGCAGCGTATCAGCGCGCCGTCGCCGCTCCCCATCCGCTGGACTTGCTCTGGTTCACCGCCGCCAGCTCGGCCCAACCCGCCACGATGATGCCGTTGAACAAGTATTTTCGTGGCGCCGAAGTGGTGACGTTTCGCAGCGCGTGGGACAACCGAAACGCTGTATTTGTCGGCTTCAAAGCCGGCGATAACAAGGTCAATCACAGCCATCTTGATCTCGGCACATTTGTCCTCGATGCCTTGGGCGTGCGCTGGGCGCTTGATCTCGGTGCCGACAACTACAACCTTCCGGGTTACTTCGGTGTACAACGCCGGACTTACTACCGCCTCCGCGCCGAAGGTCACAACACCATCGTCATCAATCCGGGCGGCGAGCTGGACCAAGCGGCTTCTGCTGTCGGACGAATGATCAAGTTTGAATCGAAACCCGACCGTGCAGTCGCCGTGGCCGATCTCACCGCCGCGTATGCGCGCTCCGCTTCGCGAGCACAACGTGGAGTCGCTTTGCTAAAGCAGAAGCAAGTGCTGGTGCAAGATGAAGTTGAAGCCGCAAAGCCCGCCGTGATTTTCTGGTTCATGCACACGGCTGCGCAGATCACCCTCAGCCCTGATGGGACACTGGCGACGTTAACCCAAGGCAAGGCACGCTTGCTGGCGCGATTACTTTCTCCGGGATCCGCTCGCTTCGAAATCATGAAGGCAGAACCGTTGCCCGACTCACCACATCCCGAAAGGCAGGCGACCAATGAGGGCGTGCGCAAACTGGCAGTCCATTTCGTGAATGTGGAGACAGTTCGCGTTGCTGTTTTGCTCACGCCCTTGCGCGAGGGCGAAACTGATGCAGACGCCCAAGCGGAGGTTTGGCCGCTGGCGAAATGGTAG